The genomic region CAGCGGCAGGCTGGGGTCGTACCGCCCCTTCTCGATGGCGTTGACCGTCTGGCGGCTGACACCCAGGCGCTCGACCAGCGTCGCCTGGCTCCAGCCGCGTTCGGCCCTAAGCACCGGAAGCCTGTTCTTCATAGCGACCCGCCTCCAGGCGTTCGGCGGCGCGCAGGAAGCGGCGCGCCGCGTTCTTGAGCAGACCGGCCGCCAGGGTGCGCCCCCGCCGCAGCAAGGGGTCGGCCGCGCGCAGGCGCTCCATCTCCGTTTGCACCTGGCTCCGCCGTTGTTCGCCGGCTTCGAGGAGTTCGTAAGGGTTGAGGTTGCCCGTTCCCATGTCAAGCCTCCTTGACACAAGGGTAAAGCCTGCGCGACCATATGTCAAGTGTGCTTTACTATCCCCGCACGGCACCGCGG from Oceanithermus desulfurans harbors:
- a CDS encoding helix-turn-helix transcriptional regulator yields the protein MKNRLPVLRAERGWSQATLVERLGVSRQTVNAIEKGRYDPSLPLAFKIAEVFGLAIEDVFEPEESGVHHAE